TCCGGCACCTGTgcccccagaagacgcccgcccgGTGCAACAAATGCGACGGGAAGAGTTAACAGGCTgcctgtctccacctctgatgttatGCTGGGACGACACCGAGATGTGGTGGTAGGAATTGGCAGTGGTGTGTCAGTACGGTTGCGATGATAGACCAGGCCACGCCCTCGGTGAATAGGCGAGTATTAACTGCCCCCCTCGGTTTTCAGGACAATCAACGCTGCTGACTGTATTGCTGCCTCCGGCTTTGCCTTAGGTTGCTCGCCATCTTCGTCGACCAGCCACTGCTGGTCCTGCGCGTCGTCATCCTCCTCGTCTTAGTACTAAcattcctcctcggaggtggccaatgGTTCCTCGTCACCAACCTACAGTTCGTCGCCGCGCTGCTGTTAcggattgtggaggacacagcagatcacAACATTGCgggcggtgtactgcagggcaacaccagagcggtcgaggcgacggaaccgcatcttgaggagaccAATGCACTGCTCAGTGTAGTGAGAACCCGAATGGTTGCATGGGTCTCGATataccgggtctccgcttcggaCCCCAGTCTCCTGCCTGGCATCATTTCCCAGATCCTCAGCGGATACCTCTTATTCCCAAACAGCCAGCCTCCTATCTAGGGCTGCTACTGTAAGAAGGCAGGTATGACCTCCTGCCTCAGAATGTTGTTTAATGCAGCATATTAAGGGGTACATTCACTAAAGTGAGTGTGGCCAGGATTCACCGGTCTGCGGGGTTCAGTTTTCGTGCTTGCAGGGCAATTCGTCTGATAAAGCAATCTGTACTTCAGATTCAAGAGCTGACCACTGTTGCCACACCTCTTTGACCTTTACCATAATCATGGAGAGTGGTTTGAAcaaacagtatgggaaggtatttaattgacgGAGGGGAAAATATACTGTAATTACGCAggcgctgaggagcataaattggaaaGAGTTGTTTTGGGGGAAATGCACAACGGTAATCTGGTGGTTGTTTACGGAGCACTTGCTACAAGTACTGATTTGCCTTGCCCCACTGAGACACGGAAACAATGGTAAGGTGAAgtaaccttggatgacaagagaaatggagcttctGGTCGcccggaagaaggaggcttatgtacgtCTGAGGAAGCaagtgttgatctccaaatttctttctctgtcagtctggcctcaataaaagttgagacggattcgcacgtaaacagaagttatttatttagctttcaagcttgaatcatcttacagaaatgtaacaggacatccagcctcttacactccagaaaacgactgaactaacagacaaagggatctctgcaaaatcagttcaaatggtatcaagtttcacatactcgacggacataggtcagcctaggtccctcctgacctgtttaatccattctgattggctcacttccaatccctttctctggcccctatcaatgcagtctcactctcatagacacacctcttcctgctttttccatgcggtctcaaattcctttgtccctaactgcaaaaatcaaagtggcttatttctacattacattaactagtaactctaaagtaactattttatatcacattcgtcattccctccttttatcattccatgataaccgaactatccaatctatagctacggttcctcatctaaaaagattcgtcgctgcatttccaattcctgtcttagccccccttcatctgcctcaccctcatggattttaacagttaaattttttttctcggtgattggggcggtgatctgatctagtgcacccagcattctacccatcacacatttaaggatggccaggcccacaaagatgcagccgatagctaccactagatacatggccatatttatcaaccagtccttccatcctccaaatccccagttaccccaagagccaggatcctgcatcccgtccaagtgatcccgtatgcgatccataaatttagtgatgttagcggtcaagtcttgaacacccatgatccacttgccctgtactatggcgcataccccaccctcacgggccagaagatagtcaagagcataccggttctgcattgcaaacaaccgtagctgagacaactccttggttattgccccgagggctcccaaggtttcatttcccaagatggtaaggccgcaaataaaataattccgatcactaacagccaaggaaccccccacacctcccagtgtcaagacgctcagaatgccccacccggctgagtggccccggttgggtgcaagaacctgaggttttttccagttctcgcaaaattcagcagagactgcccggcgtgctaactgatccttgttccgtgtggagactagcatcacaatcagcatatcggttgcgtaaggacctcccagtagcccagtttatccaattttgaaatgcccattcgggccgcccagcaatgcagaaagccctattcccaacagtgatatgagagacattcgcccagccacaaaggagctggaggccagcgttcaatggagcgcaagtggtgctataacaaacgcattggccagacgcctgggtggtatggcacctcctgtccgtacaggtgggaaacagacatgtcatatttgtgtccacctctaccagcaaacagccgtacccttcactgctgaagcaattctcgtacgaccgggaatccctattgggagtgaagtggctaggtatgtacgccctccaccgtcgcagcctatcgtactgtgaatgggaattatcccgagggaggggaaggcaaatagccggtggtgctgaatccggatcgtaaggaagagtgacgtgctcgggcaatggctcggaacgctgacaatgaaccaccgtttggggagtgccccaaagcggtgaaacagaaaataacctagacaccgctgcggggtttgggtagcagacaacccgtccctggccatacagacggtggtaaatctggtagaagagattcatactacccgggttttcctcagtttggcctttaattaacttaagtgcatctcccggtaacctacgttctagctgtacttcccttctcacacgccccgtcctctctctagtccctttctctttctcatggtctcttcctacactcttctgacagcctgatgttacctttattgtaccacgtttaacacatccaaaatcaaatttacatgtattccaaaaacaaggcaatgtccatataatgttcccttcccatcgccgggaccggtgcagctgcttcatgactcccgcattctccttaactttgatgaccttccatgagtcgataccatgtcctcgtatatgggggcagtgaagaacatcacctgtgcataggtgatgtatccttgtagattggttggggctacacagatacataatattccccttttccatgtccatcgccaataacacgccaagcgaagtgaggccaaatatcagacagacgatgcgtagctactccatcatgctccacacctgtaaaatagcactggagaagggaggcaggttagtatccgaccttttacagtagtggagatggactcaatttttttagttttgagggtctgattgtgtctctcaaccaccccggctgcctgcggtctgtaagcacagtgtaactgctggcgtatgcccaactgggagcaaaactccttgttaatttgtccaataaaatgaggcccattatcagaacttaactgagctggtataccgtaccggggaatgatttccctcatcaagactttaaccacagtagcagcattactatagatagtcggatacgcctcgacccatctgctgaacacatccacaatgaccaaaacatatttgtaacattgacacctttccaactcaatgtaatccatttggagcgtctcaaagggaccactgggcaacggggtttgccctttcccacaagggataccttttccggtgttatattgctgacaaatcaaacaccgattactgatactttgggccaacccctgcattttagggtgccaccaagtgtccagcaacaaatcactagtcccccgagccccacaatgagttgcaaagtgtacacattcgatgacccataaagccagtacatcagacatacaagtctgatgtgcaggcgtggtccataaagaggaaacagaatcatatgtacaacctaaccgtttccacatttgtttatcactctcaggagcgtcctcctgtaaccttatgacgtctggcattggcttgtcagaagcagacacattcatagtagatcgtttagtctgacttaacattttaggcaccatcacttgctgaatttgtgcggctgtgcgcgctgcacaatctgctcgttcattaccaacgtcaactggggttgtaccattcgtgtgggcagcgcatttaataaatgtgcactggcagaaggagggcctgcagtaggtcattaactaaaccccggtgggatatttgaccacacataatcatgtcaggttgttctgacgaaatgtcactcaaatcgccccttattgtggtagtttcctgaatcaaggctgaacagtcgtggccaggtgcgtcttcatggacagggggaccactaagaaaacaggctggattgatagtggtacagtatttaaatgtcagacgtggattgttcaaaaggtatatctcatacctattctgacgagctgtggtaagatgctgaccattcgccccatatccctggcatggtactggtcatggacctgacgtgtaatatgagggcttaccgaagctgactgtggccataaatgtggtgatattgtaacaaaatcggctgtaccttcttttcccgtgactgtggctgtaaccttgactggccattcggtctcaagtaatggccggtatttgtcctccaactccctgtttcgtccagttctgtcataggccagggtaacgtgatgcagtgatagtggctgttcaatgtctaacgtccaccactggggggtgatagaaatatagcactgttgtctcatcctcctcttcgctgatccacccacccaaagtcactatattggagctcctgctggtaaactaccatttctgccgcttgttgggatcgcagatcatcctttttcattacatactcagtcttaacctttgtaactgagcctccttcttggcctacaccctcctttcagtaaaatctgactgcccttgccatctgggaagggtcgttctctgtccaattcatgttattacatttcacagcagtaaccacagaaggtggtaggcaatgcattaacatagcacagtattgaggggaattctgaccagtttgatacagcaaatcgcctgactgcccccggtagatttcattaaaacgccccagacattcctatggctcatcaatcttcctaggttttaggtctaagataacagaaagatttatgggcctttgaaatgtgctattcaacgcattcaagatctgtgtccttcttttctctatttgctctcttttttttaaaacttaaaaatgtttgaaaattcaaattgaattactgcaacttgcaagcttagctctgatctcaactcagaactaaatttacaatttgcttaacacaaacttgtataacatttacaacttaattatttctttatcttaacaattttttcttttaacaagttttttttctgttacatacacataagtattagcaaaatcaactatcataagtattagcaaaatcaattatcatctccagattgacactttttaaaatggtgtccatgatcttctttaagtttctattaatctccagataaaatgagataaaccttacttcaagtaagtaaaatttaagattctggcaatttcaatcaattgctttcgaaaataataacttttatcaaagaggtggagaaacccactggtttcctttaattaattcaaaacgtaactttggtggtgttcactgactcaaaggaaaggtatccgattacactgcagactgttatctcaaggcctgagtgagaagcactgtctgttttcaactccgcctgctgctgttaaccctttgagagacttctgcttcaacctcacaatctcaactagacctcggaactttacagtccaaggagacaattttagcttaatcaactatatatttaaaacactcacacatagagttgaaccatcttcagatttaaaaacagttatactggactgaacccccatctattgaagtcccatcagcccctgaacccatataatagactgaacctttattatttaaagtcccatcagcctctgaaccctaataatagactgaacctttattatttaagtcacatcagcctctgaaccccgataatagactgaacctttattatttaagtcacatcagcctctgaaccctaataatagactgaacctttattatttaaagtcccatcagcccaaaaccctaacccaagccgaaacaacaatatgaaatcccatcaattaaagtgctaatccccagactgacctgtgatttcgtcgaggcggtctttctgtgccaaccgcgagtgaccagactaatcagacgataagaagaggggaacaatcaatgctggtcgttttccatttctacattgagggccctttgttcccgtcctcctgttcataatcagtcgaattctgatttcgcagttggaacaggatcgccctgagaaatcccggttttcggcaccaaatgttgatctccaaatttctttctctgtcagtctggcctcaataaaagttgagacggattcgcacgtaaacagaagttatttatttagcttgcaagcttgaatcatcttacagaaatgtaacaggacatccagcctcttacactccagaaaacgactgaactaacagacaaagggatctctgcaaaatcagttcaaatggtatcaagtttcacatactcgacggacataggtcagcctaggtccctcctgacctgtttaatccattctgattggctcacttccaatccctttctctggtccctatcaatgcagtctcactctcatagacacacctcttcctgctttttccatgcggtctcaaattcctttgtccctaactgcaaaaatcaaagtggcttatttctacattacattaactagtaactctaaagtaactattttatatcacattcgtcacaaggaCCTGTCACGGCTCTAAAGGGTGACAAGATAGCCCGGTGGGAACTCACAAATGGACTTGGCAGAGCTGGAATTGGGCATAACAAGTGCTGGCGGGAAGGGTtacggaaaaccccaaggcgttctacacttatgtgagaaataagaggatgatcagagtgagagtagggtagATTAAGCAtcatggagggaacttgtgccgagagtctgaggaggtaggggaggcacGAAATGAATATTATGTATCAGTATTCACTACTGAGAGACCTTGttcctcatgagaacagcgtgaaccgggttaatagactcgaacaggttgatattaagaaggaggatgtgttggacattttgaaaagcATGGGGGTAGATACGTCCTCTGAGCCATAAGGCATATACCCATGGTTGCTACgggaaacaagggaggaaattgctgcgctgttggcgatgatctttgcgtcctcaatcTCCACTGGATTATTGCCGGATCATTGGAGCGAGGCGAATGTTATTCCCCTGTTCAAGACCGGAAATtggaaaatccctgggaattatagaccagtctgtCTTACGTCTGTGA
The window above is part of the Scyliorhinus torazame isolate Kashiwa2021f chromosome 12, sScyTor2.1, whole genome shotgun sequence genome. Proteins encoded here:
- the LOC140386604 gene encoding uncharacterized protein, whose protein sequence is MDMEKGNIMYLCSPNQSTRIHHLCTGDVLHCPHIRGHGIDSWKVIKVKENAGVMKQLHRSRRWEGNIIWTLPCFWNTCKFDFGCVKRGTIKVTSGCQKSVGRDHEKEKGTRERTGRVRREVQLERRLPGDALKLIKGQTEENPGSMNLFYQIYHRLYGQGRVVCYPNPAAVSRLFSVSPLWGTPQTVVHCQRSEPLPEHVTLPYDPDSAPPAICLPLPRDNSHSQYDRLRRWRAYIPSHFTPNRDSRSYENCFSSEGYGCLLVEVDTNMTCLFPTCTDRRCHTTQASGQCVCYSTTCAPLNAGLQLLCGWANVSHITVGNRAFCIAGRPEWAFQNWINWATGRSLRNRYADCDASLHTEQGSVSTPGSLC